A genomic region of Miscanthus floridulus cultivar M001 chromosome 3, ASM1932011v1, whole genome shotgun sequence contains the following coding sequences:
- the LOC136545241 gene encoding protein HEAT INTOLERANT 4-like: MEYFPRKRNLEDLWWSAFPIGTEWESIDKIKEFNWNFENLEKTLEEGGELYGKTVYLFGSTESQLLDVNGELKMVLVPVVVAVDCPFPPSDKIGINLVQTGKEEIVPMKEMKMAWVPYVPLEDRFGRIESLKTKIFTLCCTQRRSALKHMKTERANKFYYCMPYYMPLNPPEDEDGTVVSVIYSLEPLIICDVDLELDGYKVLARKIVKDEGLPEDEREKIEEFLKEKVKQRKIELEQAEEARKKAIEDMDPKQREAFENIKFYKFYPVKTPDTPDVNIVKSRYINRYYLNAHYLM; encoded by the exons ATGGAGTACTTCCCCCGGAAGAGGAATCTG GAGGATCTGTGGTGGTCTGCTTTTCCTATTGGGACTGAG TGGGAAAGCATTGATAAGATAAAGGAATTCAATTGGAACTTCGAAAATTTAGAG AAAACACTAGAGGAAGGGGGGGAACTATATGGGAAGACGGTTTACTTGTTTGGAAGCACCGAGT CACAACTATTGGATGTTAATGGTGAATTGAAGATGGTACTTGTTCCTGTTGTAGTTGCT GTTGACTGTCCTTTTCCTCCATCGGATAAGATTGGCATAAATTTGGTTCAAACGGGAAAAGAAGAGATAGTACCAATGAAAGAGATGAAGATGGCATGGGTGCCTTATGTTCCTCTTGAGGACCG GTTTGGCAGGATTGAAAGTTTGAAAACAAAAATCTTCACTCTCTGTTGCACCCAGCGGAG GTCTGCGCTGAAGCATATGAAAACTGAGAGAGCCAACAAGTTCTACTACTGCATGCCCT ATTACATGCCACTAAATCCTCCTGAAGATGAAGATGGCACAGTTGTCAGCGTCATATATTCTCTAGAACCCCTG ATAATTTGTGATGTTGACTTGGAATTGGATGGTTACAAG GTTTTAGCTCGAAAGATAGTCAAAGATGAGGGGTTGCCAGAGGATGAAAGGGAAAAAATTGAG GAATTTCTAAAGGAGAAGGTTAAACAAAGGAAAATAGAACTGGAACAG GCTGAAGAAGCCAGGAAGAAAGCTATTGAAGATATGGACCCTAAGCAAAGAGAGGCATTTGAAAACATCAAATTTTACAAATTCTATCCTGTGAAAACCCCGGATACACCTGATGTTAACATTGTGAAG TCGAGGTACATCAACAGATATTATCTCAACGCACATTATCTGATGTAA